From the genome of Candidatus Aegiribacteria sp., one region includes:
- a CDS encoding insulinase family protein: protein MTAIKTPDKVRIEKLENGLTVILQELAYSPVVAVCLAYRIGSSWETSETRGLSHFCEHMMFKGSKKFDPGKYWQIVQRNGGVANAYTSRDTTVYYSVVPKAGLNDILELEADRMRNCRITADNIASETAVVLEEELLTERDDPGGSLDSLLFDKAFGSHPYGRPITGTQDDIRSFSQKGLLDFYGTFYNPANAVISVVGDIDCKAVSTKINSFFGKYSGHEDERPSITPEPPQTNQIRAEIDYPSYLPRITIGFRVPEADHPDSEPLSLISVYLSSGRSSRFEELLVKPSLVLDISVSTNTLVMPGLYIIRALLPRGGSIEKVESTIFHELNRIGKEGINSEALAILKKRREAWSIISDADPLGRSRRFSTGYAKFHDPYYYWNSMKSCNAVSENDIKDVAIEYFRKSLSTVVIMHPSSTSVASAKPPEISASVSEPELVPPTAQKPSEIDIPDRLLKAPEVSASDNAEEIVLDNGIRIILKEDFSFPIVSLGFSCAMGSDREPAELTGLSEITAETMLYGTPDEDSIKFNARLENLGTSVDLSSTSEFAGGMITSLSKDVDEVLSVISDMFVNPAFRQEDVEAVKTDAISTLEEWIKSPVGAAMNSFSRQSTDPPYRAAVPTRKSLEAVSRNDVIDFHHRFCKPSETIIVAVGSFQKNRMLNSIIRFFSAWKDPDYPPAEIEKVSNQQKSSELHINLEGREQIAALIGSPAPPRLHNDSCAIFILSGILGEGIGSRLGRSIRETGLSYHVSSLYIPLADRGRIVTLLLTSPSAFSMAFQKLKQEIENLTSKTVSENELRLEKASYIGRQELGMMKYSAITRILLSYASMKLPLDHDRHTMRKVSELTEEDIRLAAERWLGSGITYTSIAGGLDEILQ from the coding sequence ATGACTGCAATTAAAACACCTGACAAAGTCAGGATAGAGAAGCTGGAAAACGGCCTTACAGTCATACTTCAGGAACTAGCTTACTCCCCTGTAGTCGCTGTGTGCCTTGCATACAGGATTGGTTCATCGTGGGAAACCTCTGAAACCCGGGGCTTAAGCCATTTTTGCGAGCATATGATGTTCAAGGGATCAAAAAAATTCGATCCCGGCAAATACTGGCAGATAGTGCAGCGCAACGGTGGGGTGGCAAACGCATATACCTCAAGAGATACAACGGTCTATTACTCAGTAGTACCAAAAGCAGGCCTTAACGATATTCTTGAACTTGAGGCTGACAGGATGCGGAACTGCAGAATAACTGCTGACAATATCGCTTCAGAAACAGCTGTAGTTCTTGAAGAAGAACTTCTTACAGAGAGAGATGACCCTGGCGGATCACTTGACTCACTTCTGTTTGATAAAGCCTTTGGGAGCCATCCCTACGGCAGACCTATTACGGGCACTCAGGACGATATCAGATCGTTTTCTCAAAAAGGACTGCTGGATTTTTACGGGACTTTTTATAATCCGGCTAACGCCGTTATTTCAGTTGTCGGAGATATTGACTGCAAAGCTGTGTCCACAAAAATAAATAGCTTTTTCGGCAAGTATTCGGGACATGAGGATGAAAGGCCATCTATTACTCCAGAACCTCCCCAGACCAATCAGATACGAGCAGAAATAGACTATCCCTCATACCTTCCAAGGATCACCATTGGGTTCAGAGTTCCAGAAGCAGATCATCCGGATTCGGAGCCACTTTCACTTATCTCAGTTTACCTGTCATCCGGCAGATCCAGCAGATTTGAGGAACTTCTGGTAAAACCATCGCTCGTTCTGGACATCTCAGTTTCAACAAATACTCTTGTCATGCCGGGGCTTTACATCATACGGGCTTTGCTACCGAGGGGCGGATCGATTGAAAAGGTGGAAAGCACAATCTTCCATGAGTTGAACAGGATAGGAAAAGAGGGTATCAACAGCGAAGCTCTGGCAATACTTAAAAAACGCAGGGAAGCCTGGAGTATAATATCTGATGCTGACCCGCTGGGCAGGTCGAGAAGGTTCTCCACAGGATATGCCAAATTTCATGATCCCTACTATTACTGGAATTCAATGAAGTCTTGTAATGCAGTAAGTGAAAACGATATAAAAGATGTCGCAATAGAGTACTTCAGAAAGAGCCTTTCTACTGTCGTTATAATGCATCCTTCCAGCACCAGTGTTGCTTCAGCTAAACCGCCTGAAATATCTGCCTCCGTTTCTGAACCTGAACTTGTTCCACCCACAGCTCAGAAACCCTCTGAAATAGATATCCCCGACAGGCTTCTGAAGGCACCAGAAGTATCAGCTTCTGACAATGCAGAAGAAATAGTCCTCGATAATGGCATACGAATAATCCTGAAAGAGGACTTTTCCTTTCCTATCGTATCTCTTGGATTCTCCTGCGCTATGGGTTCGGACAGGGAACCTGCAGAACTGACAGGCCTATCGGAAATCACAGCTGAGACCATGCTTTATGGAACACCCGATGAAGACAGCATCAAGTTCAATGCACGGTTGGAAAACCTGGGCACAAGTGTGGATTTATCTTCAACCAGTGAATTCGCCGGAGGTATGATTACTTCACTGAGCAAGGATGTGGACGAAGTTCTATCTGTAATCTCCGACATGTTTGTCAACCCGGCCTTCCGGCAAGAAGACGTTGAAGCTGTTAAAACTGATGCCATTTCGACCCTTGAGGAGTGGATTAAATCGCCCGTGGGGGCCGCAATGAACTCCTTCTCGAGACAATCCACCGATCCGCCGTATAGAGCCGCTGTACCCACAAGAAAATCGCTCGAAGCTGTTTCTCGAAACGATGTAATCGATTTTCATCACAGGTTCTGTAAGCCATCTGAAACCATCATTGTTGCAGTGGGCAGTTTTCAGAAAAACAGAATGCTCAACTCGATCATCAGGTTCTTCTCCGCCTGGAAGGATCCAGACTATCCTCCTGCCGAAATAGAGAAAGTCAGCAATCAGCAGAAGTCATCCGAATTGCATATCAATCTGGAAGGCAGGGAACAGATAGCTGCTCTGATAGGATCACCGGCACCCCCCAGATTACACAATGACTCCTGTGCCATATTTATCCTCAGCGGAATCCTTGGAGAAGGCATTGGGTCAAGACTGGGAAGAAGTATAAGGGAAACTGGTCTGTCATATCATGTAAGCAGCCTCTATATACCCCTGGCGGACAGAGGTCGAATCGTCACCCTTCTCCTTACAAGCCCTTCCGCTTTCTCTATGGCCTTTCAGAAACTGAAGCAGGAAATAGAGAATCTCACCTCAAAAACCGTAAGCGAAAATGAACTCAGGCTGGAAAAGGCTTCCTACATAGGCCGCCAGGAACTGGGCATGATGAAATACAGCGCCATAACCAGAATACTGCTCTCCTATGCATCAATGAAGCTTCCTCTGGACCACGACAGGCACACTATGCGGAAAGTCTCAGAACTTACAGAGGAGGATATCAGACTGGCAGCGGAACGATGGCTAGGAAGCGGAATTACCTACACATCCATAGCAGGCGGATTGGATGAGATTCTACAATGA
- a CDS encoding insulinase family protein: MIRLMLVMLLHVISISPTFASEPDITILENGLTIITQELHYAPVVASVISYRVGSRNESGDILGISHFCEHLMFKGTPDMPKSRFWQIVQRDGGSANAFTSNDFTCYYLLLPSSRLEDALIIESDRMVNCTIDSIEVVSERNVVHEERRMRSIDSPDGALWEALSEIAYTEHPYRHPVIGYDDNILGYNHNNARSYYETYYCPSNAVLTIVGDFNTEELLRQINHYFSSIPPGEVPEESIAVEPEQIEARNIEIEHASNLPRFVMAFHSTDGDDHYNPALSMIASYLSGGRSSRLEQLLVETNLVHSAGAWNDGGIDPGMFNISVTMNPPEDSDVTTEEIQEIIWDELDAIAENGIPEETLEEHRNRYRAREILGNASPLGQAINYSLSATMFGNPLHEQEQLELIEQLTPSDIGEAASRYFRRDGVNIAVLVPSGGMGMHGDREREELPTDVTEPSSIDYEGLEIPEDFLTPPETSIAFGVQEFQLPNGLVLLIKEDHTFPVASISFATPMGALMHSSELNGLATVTTETMLKGPEELDYTEFHKKLEMEGSYLRFYSGSEYSSGSVTLLSEDLETAFEIISDLLLRPAFRESDFETVMNEQYANLEASAEQAFSVAYDSLMVITAYSSDDYRRPSRTTLDRITLNEVIDYYDICCRPEGTVITVVGDINTETVYSIVENHFGEWNNPEQSLPEISIPEFSTAPGDTIVSFMPGRMQAAVMIARNAPGTDMPDYPAFRIMNTILGQGIGSRLGHSVRDEQGLAYGVGSWLSTYDSTGTFIAYLSTLADYIPHATSSVINEMERISTENVMNIELRLAKASAVGGQAFSGMSYSGQASRFTALYADGRPLDWNLLYLEQVLELTPDDLREAASKYLIAGEWFVSIAGGIQEEDILSE, encoded by the coding sequence ATGATAAGATTGATGCTGGTCATGCTGCTTCATGTAATCTCTATATCTCCGACATTTGCTTCAGAACCTGATATTACGATTCTAGAAAACGGGCTCACAATCATTACGCAGGAACTCCACTATGCTCCAGTTGTGGCTTCGGTTATCTCCTACAGAGTGGGTTCTCGAAACGAATCAGGTGACATCCTGGGTATAAGCCATTTCTGCGAACACCTTATGTTCAAGGGAACTCCGGACATGCCGAAGTCGAGATTCTGGCAGATCGTCCAGAGGGACGGAGGAAGTGCTAACGCTTTCACAAGCAACGATTTTACATGTTACTATCTTCTTCTTCCTTCAAGCAGGCTGGAAGATGCATTGATTATTGAAAGCGACAGAATGGTGAACTGCACTATCGACTCCATAGAGGTTGTGTCTGAAAGGAATGTCGTTCATGAAGAGCGTCGAATGAGAAGCATAGACAGCCCTGACGGAGCGCTCTGGGAAGCTCTTTCAGAAATCGCGTACACGGAACATCCCTACCGGCATCCAGTGATCGGTTACGACGACAATATCCTTGGATACAACCATAACAATGCTCGCAGCTACTATGAAACCTATTACTGCCCTTCCAACGCGGTCCTTACAATCGTGGGGGATTTTAATACGGAGGAGCTTCTTCGGCAGATAAACCACTATTTCAGCAGCATTCCACCGGGAGAGGTACCGGAGGAATCCATAGCGGTTGAACCGGAACAGATCGAAGCCAGAAACATAGAAATTGAACACGCGTCAAATCTTCCCCGATTCGTAATGGCTTTTCACTCAACCGACGGTGATGACCACTATAATCCAGCACTGAGCATGATAGCCTCGTACCTTTCAGGAGGAAGATCCAGCAGGCTCGAGCAGCTTCTTGTTGAAACGAATCTTGTACACAGCGCGGGAGCCTGGAACGATGGTGGAATTGATCCAGGCATGTTCAATATCAGCGTAACCATGAACCCTCCAGAAGACAGTGATGTAACAACAGAGGAAATTCAGGAGATAATCTGGGATGAACTTGACGCAATCGCGGAGAACGGAATTCCAGAAGAAACCCTTGAAGAACACAGAAACAGGTACCGTGCGAGGGAAATACTGGGCAATGCAAGCCCACTGGGACAGGCAATAAACTACAGTCTCTCAGCAACCATGTTTGGTAACCCTCTTCATGAGCAGGAGCAGCTTGAGCTGATTGAACAGCTCACTCCTTCCGATATCGGTGAAGCCGCTTCAAGGTATTTCCGCCGGGACGGTGTGAACATTGCAGTTCTCGTTCCGTCCGGAGGAATGGGCATGCATGGAGACCGTGAAAGGGAAGAACTTCCCACGGATGTTACGGAACCTTCATCCATCGATTATGAAGGTCTTGAAATACCCGAGGATTTCCTTACACCTCCTGAAACCTCCATCGCTTTCGGAGTTCAGGAATTCCAGCTTCCGAACGGCCTTGTTCTGCTCATAAAGGAAGACCATACATTCCCTGTGGCCTCTATCAGCTTCGCAACCCCCATGGGCGCCCTGATGCATTCATCGGAACTCAACGGACTTGCTACAGTAACCACTGAAACAATGCTGAAAGGTCCCGAGGAATTGGACTATACCGAATTCCATAAGAAGCTTGAAATGGAGGGTTCGTACCTTAGATTCTATTCGGGATCAGAATATTCCTCAGGATCTGTTACACTGCTTTCGGAAGACCTGGAAACTGCATTTGAGATAATTTCTGACCTGCTTTTAAGGCCCGCTTTCAGGGAATCTGATTTCGAAACGGTAATGAACGAGCAGTACGCTAACCTTGAAGCTTCTGCCGAGCAGGCTTTCTCAGTTGCCTACGACAGTCTCATGGTTATTACCGCCTACTCTTCCGATGACTACAGAAGACCTTCCAGGACAACTCTTGACAGAATTACTCTCAACGAAGTAATTGATTACTACGATATATGCTGCAGGCCAGAAGGTACTGTTATAACCGTGGTGGGTGATATCAACACTGAAACAGTCTACAGTATTGTAGAAAATCATTTTGGAGAATGGAACAATCCCGAACAATCTTTACCCGAAATATCGATTCCTGAATTCTCTACAGCTCCGGGAGACACAATAGTATCTTTCATGCCGGGAAGAATGCAGGCAGCGGTAATGATAGCAAGGAACGCTCCCGGAACCGACATGCCCGACTATCCAGCTTTCAGAATCATGAATACGATCCTTGGCCAGGGTATCGGTTCAAGGCTGGGACACAGTGTTCGGGATGAGCAGGGACTAGCTTACGGCGTTGGCAGCTGGTTATCAACTTACGACAGCACCGGTACTTTCATAGCTTATTTGTCAACCCTTGCCGATTACATACCACATGCTACCTCATCGGTGATAAACGAAATGGAAAGGATATCAACCGAAAACGTAATGAACATTGAACTCCGCCTGGCAAAAGCAAGCGCAGTAGGCGGACAAGCGTTTTCAGGCATGAGCTACTCGGGTCAGGCATCCAGATTCACTGCGCTCTACGCTGATGGCAGGCCTCTTGACTGGAATCTGCTGTACCTTGAACAGGTTCTTGAACTCACGCCCGATGATCTTCGCGAAGCCGCATCAAAATACCTGATAGCTGGAGAGTGGTTCGTATCCATTGCCGGTGGTATACAGGAGGAGGATATTCTATCCGAATAG
- a CDS encoding CTP synthase, with protein MPHNGCKFIFVTGGVVSSLGKGITAASIALLLRQRGYRVTLQKLDPYLNIDPGTMSPYQHGEVYVTDDGTEADLDLGHYERFAGVLCNHNSNYTAGKIYSAVLSREREGGYLGKTVQVIPHITDEIKEAVLSQADEVIDISITEVGGTAGDIEGLPFLEALRELGQDLGRENVLYIHLTLIPYLSASRELKTKPSQQSASILRNIGIIPDILICRTEKSLQEEHFRKLSMFCNVPLDAVIEEKDVENSIYEVPVELAEQKLDELILKKLELPLNHLDLDAWKSMISRAVNPSGPLVKIGVIGKYMGLRDAYKSIFEALTHGGIANDVALEIKGIESEDLEGGQTDILEGLDGILVPGGFGYRGIEGKLEAVQFARKRNIPYFGICLGLQCAVIETARHLAGLSDANSSEFSPECSHPVIHIMEEQKDITDKGGTMRLGLYSCDLLDGSAAQSAYGSSRISERHRHRYEFNNEYREMLEEAGLVYSGLSPDGRLVEIIERPELRWFVACQFHPEFTSTPIKPNPLFIAFIRAARKNASK; from the coding sequence ATGCCTCATAATGGATGCAAATTCATTTTCGTTACCGGGGGAGTAGTATCCTCCCTTGGAAAAGGAATAACGGCTGCCTCAATTGCTCTACTGCTTCGGCAGAGGGGATACCGCGTAACACTGCAGAAACTTGATCCATATCTAAACATTGATCCGGGAACGATGTCTCCCTATCAGCATGGGGAAGTATATGTAACGGATGATGGTACTGAAGCTGATCTTGATCTGGGACATTACGAACGCTTTGCGGGAGTGTTATGCAATCACAACAGTAACTATACAGCCGGTAAGATCTACTCAGCGGTTCTGTCAAGGGAACGCGAGGGTGGGTATCTGGGCAAGACAGTTCAGGTAATACCACATATTACCGATGAAATCAAGGAAGCTGTTCTTTCCCAGGCAGATGAAGTTATCGATATCTCGATTACAGAGGTCGGAGGGACAGCAGGTGATATAGAAGGTTTGCCATTTCTTGAAGCCCTGAGGGAACTCGGTCAGGATCTGGGCAGGGAGAATGTACTCTATATTCATCTTACTTTGATACCCTATCTGTCCGCATCCCGGGAACTGAAGACAAAACCCTCACAACAGTCAGCAAGCATTTTGCGCAATATAGGAATCATCCCGGATATTCTAATCTGCAGAACTGAAAAATCTCTTCAGGAAGAACATTTCAGAAAGCTATCCATGTTCTGTAACGTCCCTCTGGACGCTGTGATTGAAGAGAAAGACGTAGAGAATTCCATATACGAGGTGCCTGTTGAACTTGCAGAACAGAAGCTTGATGAACTCATCCTGAAAAAACTGGAGTTGCCGCTTAATCATCTGGACCTTGATGCCTGGAAATCCATGATCAGCAGAGCAGTGAATCCATCCGGCCCCCTGGTGAAGATCGGAGTCATCGGCAAGTACATGGGCCTGCGTGATGCTTACAAAAGCATATTTGAAGCCCTTACTCATGGAGGTATAGCCAATGATGTTGCTCTGGAAATAAAGGGCATCGAATCGGAGGATCTTGAAGGAGGTCAGACGGATATCCTTGAAGGCCTGGATGGAATACTGGTTCCAGGAGGATTTGGTTACCGGGGGATAGAGGGAAAACTGGAAGCTGTTCAGTTTGCAAGGAAACGGAACATACCGTATTTTGGAATATGTCTGGGGTTGCAGTGCGCAGTTATCGAAACAGCAAGGCATCTTGCAGGATTATCTGATGCCAACAGTTCCGAATTTTCTCCTGAATGTTCCCATCCGGTAATCCATATCATGGAGGAACAGAAGGATATTACCGACAAAGGAGGGACAATGCGCCTGGGGCTTTACTCCTGCGATCTTCTTGATGGTTCAGCGGCTCAATCGGCTTACGGAAGCAGCAGAATTTCCGAGCGGCACAGGCACAGGTACGAGTTCAACAACGAATATAGGGAAATGCTTGAAGAGGCAGGACTTGTATATTCTGGTCTTTCTCCGGACGGACGGCTTGTTGAGATAATAGAGAGGCCTGAACTCAGATGGTTTGTTGCATGCCAGTTCCATCCTGAATTCACTTCAACTCCCATTAAGCCAAATCCGCTATTTATTGCCTTTATAAGAGCTGCAAGGAAAAATGCGAGTAAATAA